A genomic segment from Actinomyces lilanjuaniae encodes:
- a CDS encoding ABC transporter permease, which translates to MVRLVLAELLKLATLPSVWLASVLAVGIPAALASLNASTLHRALSTGDTGGLLDTSTVDAGFGSLVYGTVGIVVLGVVTISSEYARTAQSTGRTRQVSTTMVATPRRGRVIAAKLCAVVSWTAGLAVVAVPLAVLLSDRILGPYATALDHDPVRRMAGVLLSWVTTAILSLTLTAVTRNGVLSLVLLVTNSSVVSVSLLVSLVTDWARYLPDTAAISTFLVTPPISAALEPGPAAVVCAGWCAAATAITFWCWMGKDA; encoded by the coding sequence GTGGTGAGGCTGGTCCTGGCCGAGCTCCTGAAGTTGGCCACGCTGCCGTCTGTGTGGCTGGCCTCGGTCCTCGCCGTGGGCATTCCGGCGGCCTTGGCGTCGCTGAATGCCAGCACTCTCCACCGCGCGCTGAGTACCGGTGACACCGGGGGGCTGCTTGACACCTCCACCGTTGACGCCGGGTTCGGCTCCCTGGTGTACGGGACGGTGGGGATCGTCGTGCTTGGCGTCGTGACTATATCGAGCGAGTACGCCAGAACAGCGCAGAGCACGGGGCGGACAAGGCAGGTGTCCACCACCATGGTTGCCACACCCAGGCGGGGCCGGGTCATCGCTGCCAAGCTGTGCGCAGTTGTGTCGTGGACGGCGGGACTGGCCGTCGTCGCTGTTCCACTGGCGGTGCTCCTGTCTGACCGGATCCTGGGTCCGTACGCGACTGCGCTGGACCATGACCCCGTGAGACGCATGGCGGGTGTCCTCCTCAGTTGGGTGACGACGGCGATACTGTCCCTGACTCTCACCGCAGTGACCCGCAACGGTGTCCTGTCGCTCGTGCTCCTGGTGACGAACAGTTCGGTCGTGTCCGTGAGCCTCCTGGTCTCCCTGGTCACGGACTGGGCCCGCTACTTGCCAGACACGGCAGCGATCAGCACGTTCCTGGTGACTCCTCCGATCTCGGCGGCACTGGAACCGGGTCCGGCTGCGGTCGTATGCGCCGGATGGTGTGCCGCAGCGACGGCGATCACGTTCTGGTGCTGGATGGGGAAGGACGCCTAG
- a CDS encoding siderophore-interacting protein, protein MRRVTFTGPDLGDFADPGWDQRIKLVLPAPASGYEHLPTGEDWYSEWRALPQEHRPPIRTYTTRAVRPGAGAGRAEVNAEVDVDMVVHAAPPTLAGRQDSTVPSTQPGSASQDSTGWQAAVGPAARWVASAAVGSEVVLLGPDRGWAGEPGGVGFVPPPVTERFLLGGDETAAPAIARILEDLPTTARGVAVVELPTEADTAYLPTHPGIEVRAAGREGRPHGRALVEGVRAAAAELCPAGRSRRVEEVAVDTGLLWEVPRTARGGAALQRTTLYAWLAGEATAVRATRRHLVSDLGIDRRTVAFMGYWRQGRPEG, encoded by the coding sequence ATGCGACGCGTCACCTTCACCGGGCCAGACCTGGGGGACTTCGCTGACCCTGGTTGGGACCAGCGCATCAAGCTGGTGCTGCCCGCCCCGGCCTCAGGCTACGAGCACCTGCCCACGGGGGAGGACTGGTACAGCGAGTGGCGGGCACTGCCGCAGGAGCACCGTCCCCCGATCCGCACCTACACTACCCGGGCCGTGCGCCCCGGTGCGGGAGCGGGACGGGCCGAGGTGAACGCCGAGGTGGACGTGGATATGGTGGTCCACGCCGCGCCACCCACCCTGGCCGGGCGGCAGGATTCAACCGTACCGTCCACACAGCCCGGGTCCGCGTCGCAGGACTCCACCGGATGGCAGGCTGCGGTCGGCCCCGCCGCCCGCTGGGTCGCCTCCGCAGCCGTGGGCAGCGAGGTGGTGCTCCTGGGGCCGGACCGGGGCTGGGCGGGGGAGCCTGGGGGCGTGGGCTTTGTGCCGCCACCGGTCACCGAGCGCTTCCTGCTGGGCGGGGACGAGACGGCGGCCCCGGCCATCGCCCGCATCCTGGAAGACCTTCCCACCACCGCGCGCGGGGTCGCCGTGGTCGAGCTGCCCACCGAGGCAGACACGGCCTACCTGCCCACCCACCCGGGCATTGAGGTGCGGGCAGCAGGGCGGGAGGGCCGCCCCCACGGCAGGGCGCTCGTGGAGGGCGTGCGCGCGGCGGCCGCTGAGCTGTGCCCAGCGGGTCGGTCTCGGAGGGTGGAGGAGGTCGCCGTGGATACCGGGCTGCTGTGGGAGGTGCCCCGCACCGCCCGGGGCGGGGCCGCCCTGCAGCGCACCACCCTGTACGCCTGGCTGGCCGGGGAGGCCACAGCCGTGCGCGCCACGCGCCGACACCTCGTGTCCGACCTCGGCATCGACCGGCGCACCGTAGCCTTCATGGGCTACTGGCGCCAGGGCAGGCCAGAGGGGTGA
- a CDS encoding FecCD family ABC transporter permease: MRGETVPGVTFTVRRLQLPRALVGLMVGLAFGMAGTTSQTMLRNPLASPDIIGITSGASASAVFAILVLGWSGTGVSVLAIICGLATAVVIYLLSGSGSAQGGRLILIGIGVSSMFTSLIAYLQLRASIYDVADALRWLSGSLGSPTWQQVRLLAAALAVCGTLLLVIARDLGPLTLGDEVATGLGVPVGRTRLALILMMVALSAFATSVTGPIAFVSFLAGPVAARLVGRTSRTLLVPAALTGAAIVLGGDLVGRYLMPTVLPVGVVTGLVGAPYLILQLFRTNRRGGSA; encoded by the coding sequence ATGCGCGGGGAGACTGTGCCAGGCGTCACCTTCACCGTCAGGCGCCTCCAGCTGCCGCGCGCCCTGGTGGGTCTCATGGTGGGACTCGCCTTCGGGATGGCAGGCACCACCTCACAGACGATGCTGCGCAACCCGCTGGCCAGCCCTGACATCATCGGGATCACCTCTGGGGCCTCCGCCTCCGCGGTCTTCGCCATCCTGGTGCTGGGCTGGTCCGGCACCGGCGTCAGCGTCCTGGCTATCATCTGCGGCCTGGCCACCGCCGTGGTCATCTACCTGCTGTCCGGCTCCGGCAGCGCCCAGGGCGGGCGGCTCATCCTCATCGGGATCGGGGTGTCCTCTATGTTCACCTCCCTCATCGCCTACCTCCAGCTGCGGGCCAGCATCTACGACGTCGCCGATGCCCTGCGCTGGCTCTCCGGGTCCCTGGGCTCCCCCACCTGGCAGCAGGTCAGGCTGTTGGCCGCCGCCCTGGCGGTGTGCGGCACGCTTCTACTCGTCATCGCTAGGGACCTGGGCCCCCTGACCCTGGGCGATGAGGTCGCCACGGGCCTGGGAGTGCCCGTGGGCCGTACCAGGCTGGCGCTTATCCTCATGATGGTCGCCCTGTCAGCCTTCGCGACCTCGGTCACCGGACCGATCGCCTTCGTCTCCTTCCTGGCTGGTCCTGTCGCCGCCCGGCTTGTGGGGCGAACCAGCCGCACCCTCCTGGTCCCGGCGGCACTCACGGGGGCCGCCATCGTGCTGGGAGGCGACCTCGTGGGCCGCTACCTCATGCCGACCGTCCTGCCGGTCGGGGTGGTCACCGGGCTGGTGGGCGCCCCCTACCTCATCCTCCAGCTGTTCCGGACCAACCGCCGGGGAGGCTCCGCATGA
- a CDS encoding FecCD family ABC transporter permease gives MTTTSPVPGQAAEDRDGSPAAQPAAHPAEPPVATSFPDGRTTPATGHRRRHLAALVGLLVLLGVAVVLSVVLGARVVSLTEVLSGLRGDGSEIGALAVGQRVPRTATAVVAGACLGLSGALMQAVTRNPIADPGILGVNTGASLAMVTGIAFLGTRSLSQQLWLALAGGLLTAVFVYAIGSVGPGGGTPVKLALAGMATTAALSAAVSAIMLPRAQGMDGFRFWQVGGLGRGSWESLSAIAPFVAVAAVLSLLVARPLNSLALGEEVAVGLGVRVGQTRLLAAGAGVLLGSAVTAVTGPISFTGLMVPHAVRMLCGPDHRWLLPLSALGGAVLLTAADVVGRVLIRPSEVPVGVITAFVGAPVLIAIARGAKVRQL, from the coding sequence GTGACCACCACCTCCCCTGTCCCCGGCCAGGCTGCCGAGGACAGGGACGGATCACCCGCCGCCCAGCCTGCTGCCCATCCTGCCGAGCCGCCTGTCGCTACGTCCTTCCCGGACGGCCGCACGACGCCTGCCACGGGGCACAGGCGGCGCCACCTGGCCGCCCTGGTAGGCCTCCTGGTGCTCCTGGGCGTCGCCGTTGTGCTCTCTGTCGTCCTCGGAGCTAGGGTGGTCAGCCTGACGGAGGTCCTCAGCGGGCTGCGCGGCGACGGCTCCGAGATCGGCGCCCTGGCCGTGGGACAGCGTGTGCCCCGCACGGCCACGGCGGTCGTGGCCGGGGCCTGCCTGGGGCTGTCCGGCGCCCTCATGCAGGCGGTGACCCGCAACCCGATCGCCGACCCGGGCATCCTGGGTGTCAACACGGGGGCCTCCCTGGCGATGGTGACCGGCATCGCCTTCCTGGGGACCCGATCCCTGTCCCAGCAGCTGTGGCTGGCCCTGGCCGGGGGGCTGCTGACCGCCGTCTTCGTCTACGCAATCGGCTCGGTCGGCCCGGGAGGAGGCACTCCCGTCAAGCTGGCGCTGGCCGGGATGGCTACCACTGCGGCACTGTCAGCCGCTGTCAGCGCCATCATGCTGCCACGCGCTCAGGGAATGGACGGCTTCCGCTTCTGGCAGGTGGGCGGCCTGGGGCGGGGCAGCTGGGAGTCCCTGTCCGCAATCGCCCCCTTTGTGGCCGTGGCCGCCGTGCTGAGCCTCCTGGTGGCACGCCCCCTCAACTCCCTGGCGCTGGGTGAGGAGGTGGCGGTGGGCCTGGGGGTCCGGGTCGGGCAGACCCGGCTCCTGGCCGCCGGGGCCGGGGTGCTGCTGGGCTCGGCCGTCACAGCGGTGACGGGGCCGATCAGCTTTACCGGCCTCATGGTGCCCCACGCCGTGCGCATGCTCTGCGGTCCCGACCACCGCTGGCTCCTGCCTCTGTCCGCCCTGGGAGGTGCCGTCCTGCTGACTGCGGCCGACGTCGTGGGGCGGGTCCTTATCCGCCCCAGCGAGGTTCCTGTCGGGGTCATCACTGCCTTCGTCGGCGCGCCGGTCCTCATCGCCATCGCCCGGGGGGCAAAGGTGCGGCAGCTGTGA
- a CDS encoding iron-siderophore ABC transporter substrate-binding protein codes for MSVSRKSFLVSAVALPASALLAACSGSATSGSGSGAASSGSAESAGTITVEHAFGTTEVPVGVTRVATIQWANQDVPLALGVTPVGFTEQTWGVEDGSGMLPWTRQKVDELVADGAEEPTLFAESDDLDMAAIEKTQPEVILAAYSGIDEDQYNQLSEIAPTVAFPTAAWSTPWREIITMNATAIGRQSEGEALVAQLEETIEAEVAKHPQLTGKTAAFFYQNEQNSSIGFYTTADPRAAFLTDLGMEVPESVKEVSEGLEEFSYDLSAENADQVSDVDIIVMYGEGSDLDGLQSDPLIGTIPAVRNGAVALIGADGPLAASANPGPLSIPWGIAEYVKRIAAAADKVQ; via the coding sequence GTGTCCGTCTCGCGCAAGTCGTTCCTCGTCAGTGCTGTCGCCCTACCCGCAAGCGCCCTCCTGGCAGCGTGCTCCGGCTCTGCCACCAGCGGCTCCGGCAGCGGGGCGGCCTCCAGCGGCTCGGCGGAGTCGGCGGGGACCATCACCGTGGAGCACGCCTTCGGTACCACCGAGGTTCCGGTCGGCGTCACCCGCGTGGCCACCATCCAGTGGGCCAACCAGGACGTGCCCCTGGCCCTGGGGGTCACGCCCGTGGGCTTCACCGAGCAGACCTGGGGGGTTGAGGACGGCTCCGGCATGCTCCCGTGGACCAGGCAGAAGGTGGACGAGCTCGTCGCCGACGGCGCTGAGGAGCCCACGCTCTTCGCCGAGAGCGACGACCTGGACATGGCCGCCATCGAGAAGACGCAGCCGGAGGTCATCCTGGCCGCCTACTCAGGCATTGACGAGGACCAGTACAACCAGCTCAGCGAGATCGCGCCCACGGTCGCCTTCCCGACCGCCGCCTGGAGCACCCCGTGGCGTGAGATTATCACCATGAACGCCACCGCGATCGGTAGGCAGTCCGAGGGTGAGGCCCTGGTCGCCCAGCTGGAGGAGACGATCGAGGCCGAGGTCGCCAAGCACCCCCAGCTGACGGGCAAGACAGCCGCCTTCTTCTACCAGAACGAGCAGAACAGCTCCATCGGCTTCTACACCACGGCGGACCCGCGCGCCGCCTTCCTGACTGACCTGGGCATGGAGGTCCCTGAGTCGGTCAAGGAGGTCTCCGAGGGCTTAGAGGAGTTCTCCTACGACCTGTCGGCGGAGAACGCGGACCAGGTATCCGACGTCGACATCATCGTCATGTACGGGGAGGGTTCCGACCTGGACGGGCTCCAGTCCGATCCCCTCATCGGGACGATTCCCGCAGTCAGGAACGGGGCCGTCGCCCTGATCGGTGCCGACGGCCCCCTGGCGGCCTCGGCCAACCCAGGCCCGCTGTCGATCCCGTGGGGAATTGCCGAGTACGTCAAGCGGATCGCTGCGGCCGCCGACAAGGTCCAGTGA
- a CDS encoding ROK family glucokinase, producing the protein MALGIGVDVGGTKIAAGVVDEDGTVLTTVREDSPATDRQAIIDTITRAVRGLRQDFPEVATVGVGAAGFVAADRNTMAHGTNLDWTGMRIADAVSQGTGLPAVVENDANAFGWAEFRFGAARGRDSALVVAIGTGVGGAVIVDGRLVRGAAGFAAEIGHINVVPDGRPCGCGLYGCLERYASGTALGVNGWELARVRPAYAARIIELSGGDADRISGKAVTAAAREGDPAALECYARLAHWLGVGLADLCAVLDPEVIVISGGLSEAGDILLDPARRAFTDNLTAGHHRPEIPVVLGQGGQEAGLVGAADLARQP; encoded by the coding sequence ATGGCGCTGGGTATCGGTGTGGACGTCGGCGGGACCAAGATCGCGGCAGGTGTCGTGGACGAGGACGGCACCGTCCTGACGACGGTACGCGAGGACTCCCCGGCCACGGATCGTCAGGCGATCATTGACACGATCACCAGGGCTGTCCGTGGCCTCAGGCAGGACTTCCCGGAGGTCGCCACCGTCGGTGTCGGGGCAGCGGGCTTCGTGGCTGCCGACCGCAACACGATGGCTCACGGCACCAACCTGGACTGGACCGGCATGCGGATCGCTGACGCCGTCTCCCAGGGCACGGGCCTGCCCGCCGTGGTAGAGAACGACGCCAACGCCTTCGGCTGGGCAGAGTTCAGGTTCGGGGCCGCTCGGGGCCGCGACAGCGCTCTGGTGGTCGCCATCGGTACTGGCGTGGGCGGCGCCGTCATCGTCGACGGCCGCCTGGTGCGCGGGGCGGCGGGCTTCGCCGCAGAGATCGGCCACATCAACGTGGTCCCGGACGGCCGCCCCTGCGGCTGCGGCCTGTACGGCTGCCTGGAGCGCTACGCCTCAGGCACTGCCCTGGGTGTCAACGGCTGGGAGCTGGCCAGGGTCCGGCCTGCCTATGCCGCCCGTATCATCGAGCTCTCCGGCGGGGACGCCGACCGCATCTCCGGCAAGGCGGTCACAGCGGCCGCCCGTGAGGGGGACCCGGCCGCCCTGGAGTGCTACGCCCGGCTCGCCCACTGGCTGGGAGTGGGGCTTGCCGACCTGTGTGCGGTGCTGGACCCGGAGGTCATCGTCATCTCCGGGGGCTTGTCCGAGGCCGGGGACATCCTGCTGGACCCGGCCCGCAGGGCCTTCACGGACAACCTCACCGCAGGGCACCACCGCCCCGAGATCCCTGTGGTCCTGGGCCAGGGCGGCCAGGAGGCCGGGCTCGTGGGGGCCGCAGACCTGGCCCGCCAGCCCTGA
- a CDS encoding DUF2079 domain-containing protein, with translation MISFSVVQWRTMQVPSWDLAIFSELAKAYSRLEAPIVPIKADGYNLLGDHFHPILVLLGPVWRVFPSPLALLVVQDLLLAVSAWPLTRLAARLTNAWVGGVLGLVYVTSWGLQGAVAAQFHEVALAVPMLAWASAAFVERRWAAVAAWSVPLVLVKEDLGLTVLVIGLVTAWTGWREPSPVRLVGSLRVRVGSLGLGLALFGLLAFVVTTLVLLPMLNPEGTWAYGLGSPDGTDPTSQGSLLARLVTPTVKLETLAVLVATGGVIALRSPWVLVAAPTLAWRFLGSVEFYWEWRSWHYNAVLIPIALGALLDVLARLRTRRAEVPQPQVLTAPASSQAPAPAGKPQRPASPDPVGTPRRPTGHGWRTAPRWVRAVAAVGLLVPVMTAALTAPHLPLWAMTQDGFAEPSERTRTAQQVINSVPEGASVETDLSLLAYLVPKAEVSWVGTSESDKDYVVVDQWSSAWGGNPPADAARWAEETSTEGSSYELVLDTNGFQVARRLP, from the coding sequence ATGATCTCCTTCTCGGTGGTCCAGTGGCGCACCATGCAGGTCCCCAGCTGGGACCTGGCGATCTTCTCCGAGCTCGCCAAGGCCTACTCCCGCCTTGAGGCCCCCATCGTCCCCATCAAGGCGGACGGGTACAACCTGCTGGGCGACCACTTTCACCCCATCCTGGTCCTGCTGGGACCGGTGTGGCGTGTGTTCCCCTCCCCGCTGGCCCTGCTGGTGGTCCAGGACCTGCTCCTGGCCGTCTCCGCGTGGCCGTTGACCCGCCTGGCCGCTCGCCTGACCAATGCCTGGGTGGGCGGCGTCCTGGGACTGGTCTACGTGACCTCGTGGGGCCTCCAGGGGGCGGTCGCCGCCCAGTTCCACGAGGTGGCCCTGGCTGTTCCCATGCTGGCCTGGGCGTCAGCAGCCTTCGTAGAGCGCAGGTGGGCTGCTGTGGCAGCATGGTCGGTACCGCTGGTTCTGGTCAAGGAGGACCTGGGGCTGACTGTTCTGGTGATCGGCCTGGTGACAGCGTGGACAGGCTGGCGCGAGCCGAGCCCTGTCCGCCTGGTTGGCAGCCTGCGGGTCCGTGTAGGCTCCCTGGGGCTGGGGCTGGCGCTCTTCGGCCTCCTGGCCTTCGTCGTCACCACCCTGGTCCTGCTGCCGATGCTCAACCCGGAAGGGACCTGGGCCTACGGCCTGGGCTCGCCCGACGGGACCGACCCCACCTCCCAGGGCTCGCTCCTGGCCCGACTGGTGACCCCGACAGTCAAGCTGGAGACACTGGCGGTCCTGGTGGCGACCGGTGGCGTCATTGCCTTGCGCTCCCCGTGGGTACTGGTGGCCGCCCCCACCCTGGCGTGGCGGTTCCTGGGCTCGGTGGAGTTCTACTGGGAGTGGCGCAGCTGGCACTACAACGCCGTCCTCATCCCGATCGCCCTGGGTGCCCTGCTCGACGTCCTCGCACGCCTGAGGACCAGGAGGGCGGAGGTCCCACAGCCCCAGGTACTCACCGCTCCGGCGTCCTCGCAGGCGCCAGCACCTGCCGGGAAGCCGCAGCGGCCCGCGAGTCCCGACCCGGTCGGCACACCCCGCCGGCCCACGGGCCACGGCTGGCGCACAGCACCCAGATGGGTACGGGCGGTAGCAGCCGTGGGACTCCTCGTCCCCGTCATGACCGCAGCCCTCACCGCACCGCACCTGCCCCTGTGGGCCATGACCCAGGACGGTTTCGCAGAGCCGTCCGAGCGCACCCGTACCGCGCAGCAGGTCATCAACTCGGTCCCCGAGGGCGCGAGCGTGGAGACCGACCTGTCCCTCCTGGCCTACCTGGTCCCTAAGGCGGAGGTGTCCTGGGTGGGAACCAGTGAGTCGGACAAGGACTACGTCGTCGTTGACCAGTGGTCCTCAGCCTGGGGAGGTAACCCTCCCGCCGACGCGGCCCGGTGGGCTGAGGAGACCTCCACAGAGGGCTCCTCCTACGAGCTGGTCCTAGACACCAATGGCTTCCAGGTAGCCAGGCGCCTCCCCTGA